Within Nilaparvata lugens isolate BPH unplaced genomic scaffold, ASM1435652v1 scaffold4670, whole genome shotgun sequence, the genomic segment cctgtcgtgACATAAAGtgtgataagttggaaaacagcaagcattgaaattataacaaactaccgattttgcagttactatttggtccaaaggctctagaagccacgcgacaattggtcaaattgattcccttcgcccaataggagacctgtttctaaatacagtagtggggcgattccccaggCGAGaaaccagattacgtttcggaggacactttgctaggagcactatgagagtaaagatgtagtcattatgtttctccctttttgggcaagtttataagttcatataattagttaatgtaggagctacttttatttttattgatgttcaaattctccagtagtgccatgtcctggaaaatttaattgtgtttcttcatcatgtacgaataattgtttcctcaaataaccgctaaggtacgtaaaataaggttaaaatataatttagggaatgtaattgattgaaacttccataagagtattgtattaacaaagcctgttatttttcaagttaataatattgattgagaataatccttttgattttattagtgattgaagataattataaattttttttctaaaaaagtatagaaagttttcagttacgttacatttgagttattgtttctggagatatattatcatagagtattgctgaaagtcaggaagatagcctttaaattgtaATAATAGGAAAAAAAGAAGGTATtatgagtttaaagttgcttagaaatttggtatggtaacaaaaattgaagttttagacaatgaatatttaaagtgattagttaaggtatacaaataaaataacagagaaaccttttcgagtacctaggtaatgttaaaatggttatcagtggaagtagaaataaatattggaacactactgaacgggttaaattaaaataaaattaacagagaaattcttctagttgaatttgaaataaaaagggaaaatctcttgagttaagcatgagtttaaattattctgtagttaagagttgaaaggttgattaaaaatttaattgaggtaattaacagtagtaggaccctttagagataagtggtcaaaaagaattaataaataaagaaaaaggaaaatctttaatgaaatgataaattttttaatgatgaattgttaaattgcaatcaagttttccatgtgaataagttgagatattttaatatctagtagagtaattgaaactagttggatatgaagtttattgtcgagaaataattatgtgaggctccagtaaggttggaaatgtcagtgaacttgggaatcagtaatagtgtaatagtggtctattaatgtgttaatgtattgataaatttcataatgttgataatcagaaGTCAAGCATTAGCAGTCCCAAGCTAGTTGATCgagttgaattttcatattattaaatcatgccttgagaattattcttctagtgtttagagaaaatgtcacgtactttgagtttgagaTAAATAATGATCATGATCTGTTTTGACTAGCGGTCTGTCGTAAAGGTTTTCTACTGgagtattataatgaaatgtgtttttctcatgattgtggaATGCAAAATCGTGCTTGTGTCATATAGCTCTCGCGTTGATCTAAAAATGCaatttcaaccattattatctttgaatcgtagcctatgtagaatattattgcctactgaattgctttatattgttaaaaatatgttgcactctcaactctatagtgatgatagttagatttcaatacattcagcagagtgaaaaagtttcatcctttactattataaatcaatgtacttcatattttacaacagcagagtaacatagaatcaattgaaactatgatgtcttttgaacgttttcccttgttagagtttgccaagaaaataaccagggactcaataaagtgattgaagtattcaagattattatactcggtccgtctttagtacctacttaaaaggtggacacgtccatattgttttgtcctgactcttgccacagttttaaagactcttgccacaaatctcaattagttatacattttgctgaatttcgggaTGATTGAAGAGATTTCTTTCGAAGAGGGCCTGCTTCAAATtagatcctactatcaatccagaaattcgactctccaaatcatacagaatgcctctatggtaacatatcctgattagatttctttttgcgtgtttcacaccggaaggagggggagtgtgccgagcactataTTTAATTCatgccttttcccaagttataatagtacatttaatacgcaatagactagagccattattgtaagtgagttagcgaaataaattattttctctctctctattatgaacggccatgacttcgagtttcccatgatagatgtTTTAAAATTGTGGCTCTGAGTCGTcaaggaatgtagattatggaattatctctaaaacttagccttcctgtcgcgacataaagtgtgataagttggaaaacagcaagcattgaaattataacaaactaccgattttgcagttactatttggtccaaaggctctagaagccacgcgacaattggtcaaattgattcccttcgcccaataggagacctgtttctaaatacagtagtggggcgattccccaggCGAGaaaccagattacgtttcggaggacactttgctaggagcactatgagagtaaagatgtagtcattatgtttctccctctttgggcaagtttatgagttcatataattagttaatgtaggagctacttttatttttattaatgttcaaattttccagtagtgccatgtcctggaaaatttaattgtgtttcttcatcatgtacgaataattgtttcctcaaataaccgctaaggtacgtaaaataaggttaaaatataatttagggaatgtaattgattgaaacttccataagagtattgtattaacaaagcctgttatttttcaagttaataatattgattgagaataatccttttgattttattagtgattgaagataattataaatttttttttctaaaaaagtatagaaagttttcagttacatAACATTTGAGTttttgtttctggagatatattatcatagagtattgctgaaagtcaggaagatagcctttaaattgtaataataggaaaaaaagaaggtattattgagtttaaagttgcttagaaatttggtatggtaacaaaaattgaaagttttagacaatgaatatttaaagtgattagttaaggtatacaaataaaataacagagaaaccttttcgagtacctaggtaatgttagaATGGTTATCAGTggaagtagaaataaatattggataaaaaatattaaatattacatCTGTgttattgttcctggagatatattatcgtagagtattgctgagagtcaggaagatagcttttaaattgaaatgaaatttttaagatcatgttcatattgagtttatgacattttataattttatattatttcagactctgttttcttatgtcattaaggttttcgaataatttagtaaattttatgatagaaatcttaatagacaaagaagaaagtttttcttttccatggaattaatattaataaatgttggctagcgcacaagtttccaacaatactggtcgagctactatatgaaaaattatatttgatttcggaaaccaaacaaaaaatatcatataagttagcatcatttcaatctgaattattcctttcctaagagtattatatcaatttatataaaagttaacatcataattgaTGGGGTATTCATATtcctaaaagcattatattaatttattacgagtgttttcataaatgttgcattgtatattaatgacacactggcaagtaaatttgttttaaatctgttaaattttgagaatgaaatcagaacgtcaagataaagtCTAAAtcaaataacagaataaactcctgttttagcttttgatgaattgtaggaagagttagaaattaatgctgtaatacatttatttacagcggttcatgtgtgtccccaaaccaacttcatgtactaccaccactttggttccgcaattttatgtaaaaccgcttcaagacacctgTTCAGAcaacaggtctagggacgtaagaggacgtcgccgtcaagccaaattcaaccggtaaaagttcactgccaaaaacaaggtactgtaaccccgacgataaaccaacgtacagaccaacgaaagtgcagtgtagtgaaacaaaggttcattcgagaatgtcaatcaaaagtggggattcaaaataattatgaaatgggttatatgggctactatcgacgaaacttgggttcaacgggctcttctttcttgagtaattttatgttgaaattaacttgttatttgatgactgatattgtttgatttgtgacgtattgctatctaaaaggGGATAGTAATGCACCCCCGAATCaaatgaagaatgtcaacaaagtaacatgaaattgttattTCTGTTGTTcaattttagttgccaatgtttattgaagctgtttgtatttttcaattatttcaaattgtagtgttattctatggtataaacctattaaatcaggcatggcaagattaattgaagttttcttgactctagcccgttcacctgcatgaattaggtatagactcaggtattttctagatgtgtcggcctatttctaaattctaaattttattcaaaattatcttttttatcacctttaaaaaggtcaggcacacTATGAACCTCCATCCTCGACCCACGATCCTAGATACCGattcaccaccttcatccccaCATCTGTTgaaggtatatatatatatatatatatatatatatatatatatatatatatatatatatatatatatatagagttgaatactgcataccatactaatacaatattgttttggaTTGTTCCAGATGAGCAAAGCTGCACGATGTCAGCAAACAGCAAACTCTGTGGACGAGTTTGTTGTCCTGGAGGAGGCATTCAAATCCTGACTCAcgactctatactacaataatgcatacaaggatgagcctgccaaagatttccacacctttctgagcagtctgaaggataaaattgttcacatcatcagtcaaaaactgcagacacatggagcaatgaagttcaatctagtattggaggcaacatatttccgCAGCACCCTTGATAAGGCCTTCTTCGAACAAAAAGAGTTTCAGAATGTCgccttcaaaactccaaactactccatcttcagtatcatcaatcttccagacatcatcaaccaagcatgcatgaccctactggatgaggagtcgaaattcgaaggaaattccagtggatggacTTTGCTTATCATCAATGGATTGCTCATCAGAAGTAGACCTCAATCCATAAcaccagtcatccaaccgccaccagtcgccccaccatcgccaccagtcgtcccactatcgccgccagtcgtcccactatcgccaccagtcaccccactatcgccgccagtcgccccaccatcgtcaccagtcgtcccactatcgccgccagtcgtcccactatcgccaccagtcgccccactatcgctgCCAGttgccccactatcgccaccaatcgccccactatcgccaccagttgCCCCACTATCGCTGCCAGCCAGCCCACCACCACCGCCAATCATCCCACCAGCTGAGACCAAGACGGTTTCAATTTGGCAGTAGCCCTCATCACACCAATCAGTTAATATCAAATGTATTACCATTTGTAATttgataataaagaaataaaccctCATTGGCTGATCCACTGTCTAAAACTAACTCTCATGTATGAAATAAACCTCATTTTATGTGTTAACCATTGATTGagagtttcattaattcaatgttCAACACCTCATCCCatagttaataataatagtaggtCAGAATCTTGCACATCAATATAGATGTTTCCTCTAGGTCAAGACTGAAATAGCATATAGTTGAAGCTAGTTAATAGATATCcattatggtgtagtggttagcggCGTCGCTTTCCATGCTGTAGGTCCTGGGTTCAAGGGTTCAAACCTTCAGGGCTATAGATTGATGTAGGGTCCCAATTGATAAGGTAAGTATACAGGGTTGTATACCATTACACCATAATGGATATCTTTTGATAATTTGCATCTTGGTCAACCTATTGCAACATGTCAATAGATATCTTCATTGAAAGCATAACAACCTAATTTCTTATCTATATGAGGAAGTaggataatcaataataacaaatggCTCATTACACATAGTATTTATTGGCAAACATATAATTAATCTTCAGTATTGAACAGAATATACAGCTGAAGAAGTCTTTCTCCTCGGCTATAATCATTGTTGGTGACATAACGCTCAACTGATGGCTTATTCCTTTCACGAACAATGCATGGTCCATCAACTTCATCATATCCCCCAGTAGATGGCAGTGGCATAGGTATGCGTACAGCCTTGTACATGCTAATCTCAAAAGCTGAATCACCAGATGTTCCATCCTCCAGCCTGAATCGTTTCACATGTCCTGTgctctcaatttttgtaaatcctGCAAATTTGATCTTCTTTTGACCCAGTCCCAGTAGACATTTAGATTGTTGTCCGCATATAAAATCACACTTGTAGTATTGGTCCTGATTGAGAACACTCAACACAATCTTCACATCCTTATCCCTCCAGTTGGGTACCTTCTCAAGATTAAAAATAGCAGCCATTCTACCCTTATCCAACTTGAAGAAAGATTTTAGCAGTATGCAAGTATCATCAAACATGACAGTGATTTCATTGCAAGTCCTGGTGGCGCATTGCCCTCTTGTTGATATTATCCTTGATACTCTTCATAGTTTGCATGAAAACTTTCAGCAGGAAACATTTCACATCAGTGGAGGTCACATGAGTATTTCTCAATGGGTTGTGAAGATCATCACATACAAAGAAAACGTTTCTATCCTTGACTGTATCAACAACAGCCTGCTGCTTCTGCCTGAGTCGTATGCATGCACAACTATGAGATTCACAATCTGTACAAAGCTCTAAATGTCCACTCTCCTTGAAAAAGTCACTCAATGTCATTATACCGTGATATTTCAGTTCAGCTTCAAGCTCACTCACTGCATTAAACAGATAAAGTTCACATTCACTGTCTGACAACATTGTAAGACTGAGTGCATTTTGTTGTCAGCATCATCTTTTATACTCTGCTTGCTGAGTGGTGGGGTAACCCATTTCCTGTTTCAATAGGTCTGTATGACGTAATACAATAGCTCTATGTGAACACATGGTGTGCACTTTAGTCAAAGAGgagtgaggaggaggataaaTGATAGAGCATAGAgttgattacaatatttctttttattgATAATGCAAATGAGTATTAACAGCATTGAAAAAATTGCGACAAAAGGTTCTATCTTCTAACAAAGTTTTGTTAATCCATCCATGTAGAGCAATGACAATTTTCAATGAGCAAAATAGTTGTGTATTTGACAATCCATCAATGTTGCTGACGTTGTTGGTTGACCAATCTCCGAACGTTGAAGATGATAGCTTGTTCTGCACCATGTCGATAACGTTGAGTAGATGATGTTCTGGGAAGTATATGCCATCAATCTTCTTGATCAGCAACTTCAAATCAGGCATGGTAGGAAAGGAATATGGCGATGATAGGTCCAGGTACTCCACATTGTTCGGTTGTAGAATTGTATCCAGTAGAGTAATCTGCTTATATCCATGGACAAAGATTTTAATTGGACGCTGCTGGTTCTGATCCAAACACCTTCCAACTGTTCCATGCACAATTCCCATCAAAGCTGAATAGGGAAGATGTTCTGTCCCACAGTCTGACCACCTGAGTCCATGTTTAGCTTGATGTATACAGTTGTTGGCAATGATTTGCCTGCTAGTCTTGAGCAGAGACTCGGAGTAGGGAGGCTTGAAAAAGTAGTGATGAGTAGTCACATGATGCTCATCATCCTGCTCCAGGATAGCCATCTCCTTCACAATAAACTTGTTGTCCAAACCTTCAAAACCTTGAAAGTTCATCAGGTATAGTGGTAGTGGCCCAAAAATGTTTTCCGCTCTACTCGATGGCCAGTCATCTACACCACTTTCTGCTGTAATGTAGGAGTCGTCATCATTGAGTCCAGTTGTACTTGTAGAGGCATCTTTCATCAGTGGTCGCCCACCAATAACACAACTcaccacatcctcctcctcctcatgcAAAGACAGCTCCCCCTCCTCCATAAAGAGTCCTCTGTATCCTGTCATGACTGGCTCATTCATTGTCTCGAGCTCAACTGAGCAATTTATCGCTGTGCACTGACTATAATTATATCTTTTTATACCAATAGTACAAGGCCTGACATTGGCCGATACTCTTTAGTCATCTCATGAATCATCATACAGTAGGCAGTTGTATTACCTGGAATGTTTTCAGATGCTTCAAACTCAATCCTCACATAGATACTTCCAGTTTTGAGTGACTCATTTTGGCGGGAGCAATCAAAAGCAAACAGCATTATTTTTCCATCACCAATGGCATTCTTTTCAAACAGAGGGTTGCTTGCACGAGCATTACCATGGTTGTAGACTCCATTGAAAGCTGCATACATGTTGTAGATGCGattatcatcaccatcaatGCTCTCATATGGGTAGTATCTGTTGTTTAAAAACACTCGAACATCCTTCATATTACACTTGTCAAAGCGAGAACTGTTGGCTGCTGCCACACCTCGTCTTGCAGTCTGTAGCCCAACCACAATGTATCGTGGCTTTTCAAGCTGTGATGTTGACTTGACAGTCCATGTATGCTTTCTTGTCTGTGGTAATGTTGGATAGGTATACAACTCCCAATGTCGAAATTGTATACTGATGGGTGTGTCGTTCTGTACAATATGTAGCAGACGCAGTTTCACATCATCTGCCACTTCCACATATGGCATTCTCCACAATAGCTTTGTGATTGCTACATTGGCAGCAGCAACATTCACACAGTCGTGAAAGTTGGGGCTGACCCTCAACACCAGCTCTTGTTTCACATTGAGAAAAATCTGTCTATAGTCTTCGGCAAAGCCCAGCAGGTATCTCAAAGGCACATCCATGATTGTAGTGTCAGCTCCATTGGTGGCAAAATCGGCGAATTCAGTGGTTGAACTAAACTTGTAGCCAGCTCCTTCCATCTTGGTCCACTCATCGCGTTCAAATGTAACAGCATTCTTCATTAGGCTGGTAACTCCAGGATTGCGTATACCATCCACCTCCACACCATTGATTTCATAGCGTATCTCTGAAAACACATTGCTGAAGAATCCAGAGACACATGGAGTTCCGGCCACAGCAGCGTTGGCAGCTCCAGTCACAGTATACTCCAAATGTAGATAGCTCTCCAATGGTAGTGTGTGAACATCTTGCTGTTGAATTGGAATCCGTATCTCGTCATTGGTGTTATAGCTTACAGTAGAGGGTGCATGAGAATGGTACTCAAACCCAATGATACTGTTGTCCGATGACGGTCCATCCTGTGTCACATCCAAAACTCCCATCTTCCTATTCTACTCGTATCTGACAGCCTCGTTCTTGCAAATACTTGATGCTCCTAGATGTTAACCTTGTCAAGGTTGAATGCTGAATGAATCTTTATTTCCTTTTATCTTCTTTTATAGGtgaaggaggatgatgatgatggagagaagaagaaggaggaggatggacTGCAGCCTCCATATCCAATCgttgattccacttttcaaataacaacACCATTTCACTTGCTTTGTCACAAATGTAAAGCAATATTTATTTCCTCGCCTCTATTATTTATAAGACGACCGTACTCGTCGACTACTTGCAGTGTAATGCTACCAATCTGCTTGATGTCCATAGGTAAATAGATTACATTCTGCACAGTCACCACCATTTTATACCCTGGATCAACGTTTGGGTAAAACTCATAGATCACATGATCTGTAATTCCATTAGAGTAAGATCCAGTCACAATGTTGCAGGTGATGCATATCACATTGGGCCGACTGATTTGTACAGTATTATCACTTCTAGTAGATGTGTTGGGCTCTATGAACTGGGTATTGGTAAAACCCAACAGTTTCCCTATTGAATCTTGTGGTTGTAAATCCAGCTTGGCACTGCTCAAAACTATACACTTTAAGGTTGATGGATCTACAGTCACCTGGAAATCAACATCATTTTCCGACAGCCTTTGTGCAAGCAAGTCAgtaattgtagaaaattcaaagc encodes:
- the LOC120355766 gene encoding uncharacterized protein LOC120355766; this encodes MGVLDVTQDGPSSDNSIIGFEYHSHAPSTVSYNTNDEIRIPIQQQDVHTLPLESYLHLEYTVTGAANAAVAGTPCVSGFFSNVFSEIRYEINGVEVDGIRNPGVTSLMKNAVTFERDEWTKMEGAGYKFSSTTEFADFATNGADTTIMDVPLRYLLGFAEDYRQIFLNVKQELVLRVSPNFHDCVNVAAANVAITKLLWRMPYVEVADDVKLRLLHIVQNDTPISIQFRHWELYTYPTLPQTRKHTWTVKSTSQLEKPRYIVVGLQTARRGVAAANSSRFDKCNMKDVRVFLNNRYYPYESIDGDDNRIYNMYAAFNGVYNHGNARASNPLFEKNAIGDGKIMLFAFDCSRQNESLKTGSIYVRIEFEASENIPGNTTAYCMMIHEMTKEYRPMSGLVLLV